Sequence from the Ziziphus jujuba cultivar Dongzao chromosome 9, ASM3175591v1 genome:
GCAAGAGGGTGAGGGTGGTGTACATTACGAGAatcaaagagaaagagaggtttatttaggaaaaatacaGAACAGAGGATTTACATATTGCCCTCTCCAACCACACTaacataaattttcatttttattgcttctcatatttacaaattgaaataaatgatacaAACAAGAGATACACAATACTTACTATAATTGGAAGCTCTATGTCTTTTGTACTAATGATACAATGACAGTAACATCATCAAGCTTGCCACCGGTGTACCTCACATATCCTGCTGCCTGTGCTGCATCCGCAAATGGACTCCTCATTGATGAGGATCGTCCCACTGCTTGTGCTCTATCAGCCAAGCACTCCGCTATGTCCTGCAAATAAAAATCCACAAACCAAAATAACAGACATCTTAAGCAAACCCAACAAGATTGTCACTATGCAAACAGCAATATATCTTTACCAACAAGCCTGGTTTCTTTCACTTTGAGCTAATTTAAAGACATAATTTGTTAAAGTTGTGCCCTCACTGGACAAACATAAACAAGGCTAGCAGCTTGAACTAACCTATGTGCTCCCAAAATTTGACACATCTAGTATAACCATTACAAGAATAACATTGGAACATTCAGGTACCACATGCTCTTTGGGTGGCttcacaaacatatatatatatatatttatcaatttatcttttatttttattttacctcTCTTAACAagctttggaaaaataaattatatagagATGACACAATTTACCTCAGGTTTCACATTGGATTCCAATGCCTTGGACACGATGGAAGTAATCTCTTGCTCATACAAATTGTCGAAAAGGCCATCAGTTGCTGTGATGATCACATCTCCCTCATCCAATTCAATTCTGTATACCTGAaacacatatttttctttttagcatAATCTCTATCAACAGTTGACCTCCTGCTTAATCCATGGACAAGATAAATGGCAAATTTAGAAAGAGTTGGTGAATAAAGTCATGCAGTGTTTCTTTCAATAACCTTTTAGGTAACAAGGACAAAGGTTACACTTCTAATGCACTTTACAAGACCAAATTTATCTTCAAGAATATTTGGCTGGATGTATAATTATTCTCATATAGCATACCTCTATGAGCTTGGATGGATCGTCGCCTCTTTTAATCTGAAATGGAAAACCGAATTCATGAAGCATTGGAGATGATCGCTGAATTACAGCACCATCTCTAATTATGATGAATCCTGAGTCGCCAATATTGGCCACATGAAGAGCCTGTAAATCCAAAATTTCATAGGTGACCCATAGCATGTAGAATAAAAGTTATACAGTGAGATTCTAAGCTTGAGACAAATGGTTTTAACAAAGTAAGACAAGAAAGCCAGAAAAAACCACAAGaagaagaggggggggggggggggggggggggggtttggTTGGGAAAATAAGAGTAAATCTCTTTGCACCAAGTATCTATCTCCAAATGATTATATTCTACTATGTTCACAGCTTTTAAGCTCCCTAATTCTAAACCACATTGCCGCATGTCAAGAGGACCATACAGTTTTCCTAATTCATTATAAGGCATTAAATAGCTAGAAAGGTCCACGCATTGATCCCGCACTAAGAATAAGCAGTTAATACCTGACCATCAAAGTAAGCAATCAAGACAGTAGATGATCCGGGAGATTGTGCTTCCCTAGCACTTCTAATAAGAACTTCTTCTGGTTTGTCCATTTGAATGCCTTTGCAATCTGACAGAATCCTTTCGCAATTCTCCATGAGTTCCCGGGAATATAATCCAGCATTTATCCCTGAAAAGAAAACAGAAGTAGAAACTGAAAATTCACCCAGATTCTGCATAAACAGAGGAAAATATTAGTAGTTTGGCCTGTGTCCAGCTAGTAAAAAATAGGTTGAATAGTTGTAGAATTTAAGTAAAAATCTTTAGTTTAACCAAATAGGGGGAAAAAGAGACCATATAAAACAGAGGTGACAGGGATACTTGGGCTGCAGTTTGTTTTCCATGAAACTTTGGACTATGTACTTTATTGAactaagagaaaaagagaagacAGTCCTGTAGCTTTAAGAGATTTTGAATagaattgaagaaaaagaaaaagaatcttTAGACGTGTATTAGATCATTAAGAGTTAGCAGTACTGATAAGAGTACCTAAAGAGATGAATTGATTAATCCCATCGCACTCCAACATTTTCAGTAAACTCaacataaaaaatttgttttatggcTATGCCATAACTTATGTAGTCCATTACACCTGAGTGAGATAAACGACTGTTAAGATTTTATGGTTCATAGACCATACCCAGGGAAAGATGAACATGATTTTGGAATATTACATAACAAGATAATATGCAGGAAATAGAAATTCATCCTCTTATTTGCAGTTGAATATGAGACAGGGGAAGAAAATAAGACATTATTTAATGCGAAATTGGAAATATTGAAAGAGTTACCTTCAAGTGACCAATGACCTACTCCATCAGCCACACCTAGCCAATTTTGGCAAGCAACAAAGTAAGCATTCTCCCCACCTGTCAATGCCTGGCAATTATtactttttgaattattatttttactagtCAATTCAAGGAAAACATCAGACACATATGCAATTACACCACGTATGTTTGTTAGATGCATAGATTAAACCAAaaccaaatattaaattaagtttgtgTCTGCAACTGttcccattaaaattgaaagaatttCCACATGCAAAGTGAAAACATACTTACAAATCACACAGACAAGTCCATTTGTGAAATGTATGTTTACTTCGATATCAACAGTAATATCAAACGAAAATTTGACATTACATGTCAACTAGTGTGTATGCGTGTGCAGGGTTGATAAGCTGCACAATGTGGACAAGGGAGAACTATCTGAACCCACTAGTGCATTAGATATCAATGGCTGAATTTAAAGTCCAATAAATCTATTGCCAATGAATCTTCCACTAACGACAGTTTTCGGTGTAAAACCTTTCATTGAAATCATTTTTTTACCAGCAGATAAGGACAACTCTCCTTCCATCATGTTGAGCAATTCAACAGCCCTCAATTCATGTAAAGTAACACACAAAATATAAGGGTTTTCTCTTTTTGGATGAAATGTAAGGGAATTTCGGTAAgtgtataaaaatatagataagcGCAGAAAACTCATAAATTCTAGGCTTTATGTAAGTTTCCTATGTACAATACTTCTTTtatctcttttctctttcttgtcTATCAGTATATGTTACACAATACATACATATGATTGGAGAGGTTTGTAATATATACCAAATCAACACATAATCAACACAACAAACACTTTAATACTGCTTACAAATAGAATAGTTCAATAGTGGGACAAAAAGCGGATTAGGACTCTTACACCATGTTAAATTGCCATCAATCTCACAAACTTAAGCAAACAGGAAGTCAGACttaactatacatatatatatatatataaggtcaatataagaaaaagttaacattataaaattaccaaaatatagaGACAAAGATTAAAATCAGGAAAATGCCTTTGAGGAATGTGGCAGCAAAGCAACACCAGAAGATAATACAAATCTTGCAGTTGAGGCTTCCACCCTGTATATGTAACAAACAAATGTGCAGGAATCTTTTCTTCAGTAATCATCTTTCTTACTTAAAACTGCACCCTTTCGTGACAAGGGTGACTACAGGGTACTTCCAGtggaaattaacaaaaacacaaaaagaaataaatctaTTATCTACTATTTACAATATTAGAATTGAAAATAAACTTCACATGAAGGATATGCTAAACGAAACCTGGCTAATCCAGGCAGAAAGGTGCTAATAAATTGCAAATACTGAGCATCTGGGAAATGTCAAGTGCATTGACAAAAGATTAAGAGGACCAGCGGACAACAAAACCATAATACAACAAAATAACAAGTAGCATTGTTGCCTACATAAATACGTAGGCTATAGGAACTGATAAGGATATATTTACTAGTTGCTCATGTATTAAGCATCTAAACAAACAGACCAGGATAAGACAAAGAGCAAAGCCACAGGCATAGTGTATTGACCTCTATCTGAAATTCCCAAttggaattaaattattaaagcaACAAAGTTGCTCCACAAATTAAATGTAAGTAGGTGATGGAAGATCTAGTAGCATACCTACAAGCAGTACCTGCAATTGAATTGATTTCTACAACTTCAGGGATTGACAATCCTGCAACATCATTTTCATGTGCTTCACCCTCCACTAATTGTTCTTCACAAGTTGAGGCAGGGGCATTGTCACCTAACTACAGacagaacaaaaaaaagaaaaatatacatcTCAATATCTATGTTGATCAAACTTGGTGGTGAGTATAAGGTATAGGTACATATCTAGAGTTAAATTCTTTGAATTCTAAAATTTAGAATACAGGAGTCGACTTAAAAGGATACAAAATTTGGAGACGGATACGTGGATATATACAGAAgttacaattaataatttaatagattttttttttttttttttggttgaagactactttatttgttttattttaattcagtTAGCATGCATGTAATCAAATAAGCATATCAAATAGAACAGCATATCCATTGAAAGCCCATAAAAAATGCTTCTAAGTACATTAAGTGGGATAATTTCAGCATTGATTTGGTAAGCATTTAGTCTTTTTAGGTTTTGAATTTTACTTCTCCAGCTCCTGGGACTGACATTTTGTTCCATTGACCGCCCATAGGAAAACACTATTACTTgtcattttcatcatttttccaATATATGTGAACTCTATGAATGTAaacctttaattttaaaaatataaccttAAGTTTAAATGCATTTTGAAAGTGACCATCATCTTATGATACCCAAGCCATGACagatgttaatgaaaaataaaaaattgaatcaaGAGAATTGGTGTTGatgatttttaacattattgattttAGGATCATATGTTTCTTAGATATCGTTATTTTTAGTTGTAGGTAATGCGATGAGACATATGGATTATCATACTTCATATGAAACAAAACCAAACAGGCATAAACCTTATAATTTAGAATAAAAGCAAATAAGCACTGACCACCATTGATCTTTTAGTTTCCTCTTCGTCATCATATCCAGCCACTGTACTAGGAGTCATTTCCTCAACGTCCATCGATTGTGCCTCTGATGTTACCCAGACCATATTACTATTATCCCTGGCTTCAGTATTCTCACATTTCTCAATGGAATCAACTCTATCATCAGTGCCAATTGTAGTCAGACGAGCCTCTTCAATGTCAACATTTTCCTTGCTAATAGCTTGAGATGCATGACTATCCAATACTTCTACTCTGGCCTCACTTTTAGAAAATTGGTTTATAGTTTCATGCTCACAAATAACCACAGTATTCTCCTCAAAGTCGCTACCTATTTCCTCATTTAGAACATCATCACCCTGGAAACCAGTATTTGCATTTGTGTCTGTATCTTCATTGTTATTAACACCACGAACATCAGCATCATCAACAACAGCagtatcttcatcttcatctaaATCGAATTTGGATAAAGAATCGCTAATTTCCATTTCGGATTTGGAGAAAGATGAGTCACCAATTTCAATATCCGACACTTCAACAGCAGCCTGAGTTTCAGAAGTTGCCAACAGGGTCCTAGTTTCACTCTCATCAATGGTTGCAGGATTCTCCTCAAAGTCACCACCCATTTCCTCATTTAGAACACCCTCATTATCATCAGAACATGAGCTTGTGGTGTCCGTATCAGCTTCATCATCAACAACAGCCGAAGTTTCATCCACATTTGATGTTTTCATATCCAATGCGGTCACTTCAGTATTCTCACAT
This genomic interval carries:
- the LOC107427648 gene encoding probable protein phosphatase 2C BIPP2C1 isoform X2, whose product is MGEICSSSNPLRARPSTFSSFNNLFVPSHVAFAKPLLKYTKTRSCTRKLGVSAPIRPPKRNPSGVQIVSKCASNSSSSSSDVVLLSTIECSDGSFVFRFGNKDDENTLAGIDDEEAESAASGDSPNDQNELHFKEKIELDNTLGQGKYHHVGRQRSSSNQVHIEDGRVLESHHGEVNSAGNLVTESSESLLEVTALDMKTSNVDEDSAVVDDEADTDTTSSCSDDNEGVLNEEMGGDFEENPATIGDNETMTQLATSETQAAVEVSDIEIGDSSFSKSEMQISESCLSKFDLDEDEDTAVVDDGDVHGVDNDEDTDTSANTGFQVDDVLNDEIGSDFEENPVVICERETINQFSKSEAGVEVLDSHASQAISKENVDIEEAHLTTVGTDDRVDSIEKCENTEVTALDMKTSNVDETSAVVDDEADTDTTSSCSDDNEGVLNEEMGGDFEENPATIDESETRTLLATSETQAAVEVSDIEIGDSSFSKSEMEISDSLSKFDLDEDEDTAVVDDADVRGVNNNEDTDTNANTGFQGDDVLNEEIGSDFEENTVVICEHETINQFSKSEARVEVLDSHASQAISKENVDIEEARLTTIGTDDRVDSIEKCENTEARDNSNMVWVTSEAQSMDVEEMTPSTVAGYDDEEETKRSMVLGDNAPASTCEEQLVEGEAHENDVAGLSIPEVVEINSIAGGENAYFVACQNWLGVADGVGHWSLEGINAGLYSRELMENCERILSDCKGIQMDKPEEVLIRSAREAQSPGSSTVLIAYFDGQALHVANIGDSGFIIIRDGAVIQRSSPMLHEFGFPFQIKRGDDPSKLIEVYRIELDEGDVIITATDGLFDNLYEQEITSIVSKALESNVKPEDIAECLADRAQAVGRSSSMRSPFADAAQAAGYVRYTGGKLDDVTVIVSLVQKT
- the LOC107427648 gene encoding probable protein phosphatase 2C BIPP2C1 isoform X1 codes for the protein MGEICSSSNPLRARPSTFSSFNNLFVPSHVAFAKPLLKYTKTRSCTRKLGVSAPIRPPKRNPSGVQIVSKCASNSSSSSSDVVLLSTIECSDGSFVFRFGNKDDENTLAGIDDEEAESAASGDSPNDQNELHFKEKIELDNTLGQGKYHHVGRQRSSSNQVHIEDGRVLESHHGEVNSAGNLVTESSESLLEVTALDMKTSNVDEDSAVVDDEADTDTTSSCSDDNEGVLNEEMGGDFEENPATIGDNETMTQLATSETQAAVEVSDIEIGDSSFSKSEMQISESCLSKFDLDEDEDTAVVDDGDVHGVDNDEDTDTSANTGFQVDDVLNDEIGSDFEENPVVICERETINQFSKSEAGVEVLDSHASQAISKENVDIEEAHLTTVGTDDRVDSIEKCENTEVTALDMKTSNVDETSAVVDDEADTDTTSSCSDDNEGVLNEEMGGDFEENPATIDESETRTLLATSETQAAVEVSDIEIGDSSFSKSEMEISDSLSKFDLDEDEDTAVVDDADVRGVNNNEDTDTNANTGFQGDDVLNEEIGSDFEENTVVICEHETINQFSKSEARVEVLDSHASQAISKENVDIEEARLTTIGTDDRVDSIEKCENTEARDNSNMVWVTSEAQSMDVEEMTPSTVAGYDDEEETKRSMVLGDNAPASTCEEQLVEGEAHENDVAGLSIPEVVEINSIAGTACRVEASTARFVLSSGVALLPHSSKALTGGENAYFVACQNWLGVADGVGHWSLEGINAGLYSRELMENCERILSDCKGIQMDKPEEVLIRSAREAQSPGSSTVLIAYFDGQALHVANIGDSGFIIIRDGAVIQRSSPMLHEFGFPFQIKRGDDPSKLIEVYRIELDEGDVIITATDGLFDNLYEQEITSIVSKALESNVKPEDIAECLADRAQAVGRSSSMRSPFADAAQAAGYVRYTGGKLDDVTVIVSLVQKT